One genomic segment of Capricornis sumatraensis isolate serow.1 chromosome 6, serow.2, whole genome shotgun sequence includes these proteins:
- the LOC138081054 gene encoding interferon omega-1-like yields the protein MAFVLSLLMALVLVSYGPGGSLGCDLSPNQVLLGRKNLRLLGQMRRISPRFCLQDRKHFTFPQEMVEGGQLQEAQAISVLHEMLQQSFNLFHTESSSAAWDTTLLEQLHTGLHQELDDLDACLGQVTGEEDSALGRTGPTLAMKRYFQGIHVYLQEKGYSDCAWETVRVEIMRSLSSSVSL from the coding sequence ATGGCCTTCGTGCTCTCTCTACTCATGGCCCTGGTGCTGGTCAGCTACGGCCCGGGAGGATCCCTGGGCTGTGACCTGTCTCCAAACCAAGTGCTGCTTGGCAGGAAGAACCTCAGGCTCCTGGGCCAAATGAGGAGAATCTCCCCTCGCTTCTGTCTGCAGGACAGAAAACACTTCACTTTCCCCCAAGAGATGGTGGAGGGTGGCCAGCTCCAGGAGGCCCAGGCCATCTCTGTGCTCCACGAGATGCTCCAGCAGAGCTTCAACCTCTTCCACACAGAGAGCTCCTCTGCTGCCTGGGACACCACCCTCCTGGAGCAGCTCCACACTGGACTCCATCAGGAGCTGGATGACCTGGACGCCTGCCTGGGGCAGGTGACGGGAGAGGAAGACTCTGCCCTGGGAAGGACGGGCCCCACCCTGGCCATGAAGAGGTACTTCCAGGGCATCCATGTCTACCTGCAAGAGAAGGGATACAGCGACTGCGCCTGGGAAACCGTCAGAGTGGAAATCATGAGATCCTTGTCTTCATCTGTCAGCTTGTAA
- the LOC138080958 gene encoding interferon alpha-H, with amino-acid sequence MAPAWFLLLALLLLSCNAICSLGCHLPHTHSLANRRVLTLLRQLRRVSPSSCLQDRNDFAFPQEALGGSQLQKAQAISVLHEVTQHTFQLFSTEGSAAAWDQSLLDKLRIALDQQLTDLQACLRQEEGLRGAPLLKEVSSLAVRKYFHRVTLYLQEKGHSPCAWEVVRAEVMRAFSSSTNLQERFRSKD; translated from the coding sequence ATGGCCCCAGCCTGGTTCTTActcctggccctgctgctgctcagcTGCAACGCCATCTGCTCTCTGGGCTGCCACCTGCCTCACACCCACAGCCTGGCCAACAGGAGGGTCTTGACGCTCCTGCGACAACTGAGGAGggtctccccttcctcctgcttGCAGGACAGAAATGACTTCGCATTCCCCCAGGAGGCGCTGGGTGGCAGCCAGTTGCAGAAGGCTCAAGCCATCTCTGTGCTCCATGAGGTGACCCAGCACACCTTCCAGCTCTTCAGCACAGAGGGCTCGGCCGCCGCATGGGACCAGAGCCTCCTGGACAAGCTCCGCATTGCTCTGGATCAGCAGCTCACTGACCTGCAAGCCTGTctcaggcaggaggaggggctgcGAGGGGCTCCCCTGCTCAAGGAGGTCTCCAGCCTGGCTGTGAGGAAATACTTCCACAGAGTCACTCTCTATCTGCAAGAGAAGGGACACAGCCCTTGTGCCTGGGAGGTTGTCAGAGCAGAAGTCATGAGAGCCTTCTCTTCCTCAACAAACCTGCAGGAGAGATTCAGGAGCAAGGACTGA